The Bacillus thuringiensis region CACTTTTTCCGGGATCCAAGCTTTTACCATTTCATTAGATACTTCATATAAAACTTTTGATTCTCGTTTTGGTTCAGCTAAAATTTTCGTTTTGTTTCCAGTAACAGTTGCATATATATAGTGTTCTTGCTTTGATTGATTACTTTCTGTCATTCCACTTGGCACTTTGTAAACTTTCTTCTTATCATTTACAAATTCTCCCCCCATTGCAAGGGCAACTTGCAACTCATGAAAAATATCTTCATCAAACTTCAATTCATCCTTCTTATAACTCTTCCCTTTAAATAGAACTTCATCATTTAACGCTTTATACAGGTCATTTTCATTTTTTGAATTTGTGCTTTGATATAAATCATTCATAAATTGTTTTAATGATGGATCTTGAGCAGATTCATCTTTTGTTTTAGGGTTAATTTGAGTACTACTTTCTACCGGTGATTTATTATCATCCGGCCAAGGTTGTTGAACAATAAAAAATAACATTGTACAAACCAACACAACTACAACAGGCAATACTTTTTTACGAAATGGTCTCTTATTTGTTACAGAATCCACTTCACTATTTTGATATACCGATTGCTTTATTTTATAAATAAATTCTTCTTCATCTTTCCGATGCTCCATTGGGCCTTTTTTCAATTTACTATACCAGTCAGGATTTTTTTTACTGTTCATCACTACTACCCTCCCCTATTAGTTTTGAAACTTTACTTCTTGCTCGGCTTAATCTAGATTTGACTGTTCCAATTGATACTCCTAATGTTTCAGCCATTTCTTCATATGATAATTCATATTTTGCGTCCAATATAATTATTTCACGGTGCTTTTTAGGTAGTTTTAATACAACCTTCCACACCTCATTCATCTCTTCTTGGTTAAAAAATTCTTGTTCTGCTGACAGGGATTGCTTATCGTCACTAAAAAATCCTATTAAAGATATCCTTTTAAAATAAGAGGATTTCAAATAGTTTATTGCCGTATTTCTTGTGATTTTTAATATCCACGTTTTAATAGATGACTCCTTTCGAAATGAATTCCAATTTTTAAACATCTTTATAAATACATCTTGCGTGATATCATCTGATAAATGTGGATCTTTCGTAATAATAAATGAATAATTCCATACATCTTGCCAATAGTCTTTTATAACATAGTCCAGCTCATCATGATTACACTTTTCAATAAACGTCTGTTCCATTTTCACACCTCAAACTTATTTGAATAAACATAAAAACTGCCCTCACTTTTATTATGGTTTCAATATATAGACAAGATACAAGTTTCATTTGTTCCCTTGTTTATTTTTTTATATTACCATTGTAATTAACGCCAATGGACAGTATAAAGTACACACTATGAATAGATATAAAGACTAATTTAATTAAAGACAAGAATATCATTGACATAAGCTGACGCGTTATGATTTTCATTCGTTCTCTTCCCCACTCACTTTTTCGAGATAAATGGTTTATGATTGCATAGAAAGATAAGAAAAAAAACGCTATCATTTCTCATACCATGATTATGCGTTGGTTTCATCAGTATGGACCTAAATTGGACAAACGAATTCGTCATCACCTGCAGCAAAACAATGATCTTTGGAAAGTTGATGAAACATATATAAAAGTTAAAGGACAATGGCTGTACCTGTACCGTGCTGTTGATTCGAAAGGAAGCACAATCGATTTTTGTCTAAGCAAAACAAGAGACCAAAAGGCTGCAAAGCACTTTTTCAAGAAAGCTTTGCGGTCTTTTTATGTTTCAAAGCCACGTGTGATAACAATCGATAAGAATCCGGCTTATCCTATAGCAATTAAACAGTTAAAAAAAGAAAAAAGCATCCGCTACGAATGCTTTCTCTAAAATATAACATAAGGTCTTCTTAACTGTTTTTGTAAATAATTTCGCCTTATAGGCAGAATCTCTTCCGCACCCCTAATAGTCTAAAATGTTTTTTATCAAACAATAATTTCGCCATTTGTTTGAATTATATACTTATACCAATGAAACAAATCTTTTTTGTATCGTTTAATTGATCCATTACTTTCATTATCACGATTAACATAAATCATTCCAATCAATTTTTTCATTTCTAATTCAGTCTGTGAGCGTACTTGTTAAGTTTTAAATTTTTTATTATGACTAAAAAATCAGGTCCACTTATTTTTATCCTTAAAAATAATCACCTTTGAAAAATCAATAAATCATTTTTCAAAGATGATTAATATCTTCTAAACATTTTCTACTCTTTTAATTTTCTGTAATATTTACAAAATGAACGGCTCCCTTGTCCTCAGTGCCTAAAGCCTTATTCACTTTATCTATTTCCTTTTTTAATTCTGGTGCTTTCCCTTGATTGACTAAATTAAGATTCCCAAAAGATTTATTAAAAGATAGGATCTGTCTAGTCTTTTCTTTCCCATTTATTTCTTTAAATAATGTATCATCTACTATTAATAGGATTACTTTGGATCCACCACGATATGGCGCTAGCCATACATCACCTGCGTATTGTGTACTCATTTTTTTCGCATCATATGTTATTTCTTTTAAATCCTTATATTCTTTATTTGCAAATAAGATAGTTTCACCTTTTTTTGATTTTGGTAATGAATCCACAGGATCTGAAGATATGTCCCCCTGATTATTATCTCTTTCAAGTATAAGCCCCTTCTTGACCATTTTTTCAGCAGTTGTTCTACTAATAAATAGTAAATTACTAGGAGTATCCGCCCCAGCATCCCCAAACTGTGTTGGGAGCTTTATGTTTAGTTTGTTATTATCAATGCTACCCTCTTTTATTTTGAATTCGTCTTGTGATATGGTTATATCTTTGTATAGGTCTATAATAGAATTTCTTGTTTGTTCATTTAACTGCTCTACCTCTATTGAAAGCCCATTTGCTGGGGAATTTTTTGTACCAAATAATGAACATGCTCCTAACATGGCAATCGAAATACCAGATACTATTAATAATCCAAGTCTTTTTTTCAACCTATATTCTCCTTCGTTTAATTATATTTGAATTAAAAAATTGTTTTATACATTTTTTTCAAGTATTGAGCACGAACAACGTAAAAGTATATAATTTGCAAAACTAAGAAACAAATTAATACCATAATTGAACTACCCAAGACTGAAAAATCGGCTAATTCTTGTAAGGCCGTAAAAGCTACTGCACTATGTGTAATTGCTATTACAATGGGTAAAAAGAATAGTAATGCAAGTTGACGTGACACAATTTTCTTTAATTCAGGTTTACTTAAACCAACTTTTGCTATCATTTTATATTGCTGCTGATTTCGTTCTAAGTCTGTGTATAATCGGAAATATAAAAAGCTTGCAGCAAACGTAAAGAAAACAATCCCTATTAATACACTCATGATGGATGCAAGTCCAAAACCTTGCTTCATCACTATCCATTTAGAAATTAAAGAAAAGAATGTATATTGTTCGTTGTATACTATAGGCTCTTTTATACCTTCATTATCTTTCTGAATTGCAGATATAATTTTTTCTGCAACATTTTGCGTTTTCTCCCAATCCTTCACAATAAAACCATTAATAGTGGATTCACTATGGTGATCCTCTGGGTCCACTATCATTTTATTATATACAGCATCTGGTATAATAACTGTCGTTATACTTGTATCTTGTAGTTCTTTTGGCGTTAGTGTTTTATTTACATGCATATCTATTTTTATATTTCTATGCGACAATCGATAGTTATTTTGATTAGATTTTGTTTTAGTTACTTTTCTTGAAGGAATGACAAAACTATCATTTTCTTCTTTTAAACTTTCTTTTTCAAAACCAAATGCCTCAGCTAACTTATTATAATCACTTAGTTTTATAACGCTTAATAATATATTACTGTTATAAATGGTATCTGGAATTTGTTTTATTGAATAAGTTACTTGTTTGAAATTAAACCCACTATTATTGAGTTCGTTTTTTATTTTTTTTAGATGCTCTTTTTCTAAAGAATTTTTATTATTAGACTGATAAGTAAATGCAAAGGGACTATCCGATTCCGCCATGGATGAATTCCCTAACCCCATACAAGTCCCCACTGCAGTAAAGGCAACAGCTGATATAATTGTGACCATAAAAAACATTTTTGCATTATCTTTTAATTGATACACTAAATCTGAGATGGTGAGTATATTTGTTTTCTTAAAGAAAATATTATCTCTTTTCTTTAATGTACGTAGCACATACACACTGAGCTGTGTAAATAAAAGATAAGTCCCAAGTACAACAAAGCTCACCCCTATTGCCAACATGATTAATAAATAATTTATATCCTTGTAATGTATTGCTTTAACACTATGGAAAACAGCCGCATATCCTAGTCCAATACAAATGAGGGCTAATAAGGATAACCACAAGGATGCTCTAGGTTCTGGCTTTGGCTTATCCTCTGCTTTTATTAATTCAACTAGTTGTTCTACATTTACTAGTCGAGAAGTAAATAGAGAAATAAATAAAAAGAGCAACAAGAAAGCTCCAAATGTTATTCCAATTGCTTGAAAGGGTACGTAAAATGGGAGTCCTTTATCAATCATTAATAGATTGTTGCTCATAATTAAGATAAACTTAGAGAACGCCAATCCAATTGTAATTCCTGTTAAAATAGAAACGATGCCAATTATTATATTTTCAATAAATACTAATGTATTCAGTTGTGAACGTGACATCCCATGCAGCATTAGTATCCCAAAATCTTTTTTTCTTGTTTTTAAAAATGCACTTACAGAATATAGGATAAAGAAGAATGAGAAGAAAAATATTAATCCCTGCGATATCTGTAATCCTGATTTTGCAAATGTATTGATTGTTACACTGGCAGCAAGATCCCCTTGTAAATTAGGATGAAATGCAAGTAGTGCATAAGTAAAGAAAATCATAATAGCAAATGTACTACTAAAAAAATGAGCCATATATGTTCGTTTACTTCGAATGATGTTGTTAAGCGCGAACTGCCGAAAAGTCATGTGCATTTCCTCCTAATAATGCTAAAACCTCTAGAATTTTTTGATAGAATACTTTACGATTATCTCCACAGTAAATCTCGTTGTATAACTGTCCATCTTTGATAAACACAATTCGATCACAATAACTGGCAGCCATTGCATCATGAGTGACTAACATCATCGTTGTACTATTTTCTTTATTAAGCTTTGTCAATAATTCCATCACATCACAAGCAGATTTTGAATCCAGATTTCCTGTAGGCTCATCCGCAAGTAATAATTTTGGATTATGAATAGTAGCACGCGCGATTGCTGTTCTTTGTGCCTGCCCACCTGAAATTTCATACGTACGTTTATCTAATATTTCAGTTATCCCTAGTTTTTTAGCAATAGCTTCAACTTTCCCTTCCATTTCTCTAGGGCTTACACCATCAAGTGTAAGTGGAAGAACAATATTTTCTTTCACTGTTAATGTATTAAGGAGATTAAATGATTGAAAAACAAACCCTAATTCACGTCTTCGAAATAAAGACAACTGATCTGGAGATAACAGATATGGATTTTCTCCATGGATTAATACTTCTCCTGATGTTGGTGCATCTATAGTAGACACCATATTTAAAAGCGTTGTTTTACCGCTCCCAGATGGTCCCATAATTCCTACAAATTCACCTTTGTTTATTTTTAAATCAATATGGGATAATGCTGTATAAGAAATTTTCCCTGGATAAACTTTCCCTAAATCTGAAACATGTAGTATCTCCACAAGTATTTCACCTTCCATTTCTCTTTTCGATACATGAAGTGTAACCTATATATAGTATGTCTAATATCGATTTCCCTAACATTTATCTAACAAGTTTGTAAGATTCAAAAGAAAAAACCGATGAAAGGTACACCTTTCATCGGTTAACGAGATGCAAATGGGAATATGATTCTAACATTTGTTCCCTTACCCACCTCAGATTCTATCTCAATCTTATGATTTAATTTTTCACATACTTCTTTAACAAGATATAATCCCATTCCCGTAGACTCTTTAAATTTCCTACCATTTTCTCCAGTATAAAATGGATTGAAAACACGAGGTAAATCAGTGGTAGGAATACCCACTCCATTATCTGTTACATCCAAAATAATTGCTCTTCCTTTTGAATACGCCGATACTATTACTTTCTCTTTCTTACTTGATGAATATTTTATTGCATTTGACAGTACTTGATTGAGTATAAATCGAAACCATTTCTTATCTGTTTCTACAATAAGATTCGGATCTACTTTTACCTCTGGATACACATAACTACGTATAAATAGACGTTTATTTTCATGAATAGCAGAATCAATCATTCCTAATAACTGCAATCTGTCCACATGAAAATCCTGTTCAAATGTTTCTAGACGAGCAACATATAAGACCATTTCTAATCCTTTTTTGATTCTTTCCGTTTCTTCATTAATACTGTCAAATCGAGAGTCATCTGCATCCTGTGTAATTAACTCAATAACAGAAAGAGGTGTTTTCATTTGATGGACCCATTGATTCATAAAAGTCATTTGTTCTTGTTGTTTTCGTTCCCATTTTTTTAATTTGTTTTGATAATATTGATATTGAGTTTGTAGTAATGTTTCTAAGGCCATTGATAAGGGAGTCAAATCACTATCTTTTATTGATTCATTTAAAGCTTCCATTGGTGTTGATAGACGCTTGTAGAATGAACGATGACTATAATAACGATATATTAAATAACCCATTAATAAAAAAATACCCAAAAATACAGAATATAATGCTGTCAAAATATGTGGATAACCATCGAACCAATATATAAAAAGAATGATAAGCAATTGGGCAAATGTATAGCAAATGAGTGGAATATGTTCTTGTAAAAATAATTTCATTATTCCTTCCCTTCCTTCTCCCAAGTAGCATGCAATCGATATCCAGCACCACGAACTGTCTCCAGTGCGTTTTCAATACCTAAATCCTGCAATTTCCTTCTAATTCTACCTATATTTACACTCAATGTATTCTCGTCTATGTATGAACTATCCCATAGTTGTTCTAAAATCACTTCACGTTTTACAAGGAGCGGAGACTTTGTTATCAATATTTCCAATAAAGTTGTTTCTTTTCTAGTAAGTAAAATTGTCTTATTATCTAGTTGAAGTTCCATTCTTTCTGGAAACAGGTGTAGTCCTGATTGCTCAACTATTCGTTCTTTTACTTTGGGAGCATATTCACCGTATGCTCTTCTGAGTTGACTACGGATTTTAGACATTACAACTTCATAATAAAAAGGTTTCGTAATGTAGTCATCACCGCCATTTTCTAAAGCCATAACTTGATCCATTTCTCCACTCCTTGCAGATAGAAATACAATTGGACATGTAGAAATAGCTCGTATTTGGCGACACCAATAATAACCGTCAAAATTAGGTAAATTTACATCTAATAGCACTAAATCTGGTTTTATCTTTTGAAATATTTCTAAGATATTTTCAAAATCCTCTATAATAACACTTTGGTATCCATATTTTTTTATATGAGTTCCCAGTAATTCAGCGATTTTCATATCATCTTCTACAATCATGATTGTATTCATTTCGTAATCTCCTTTAATTTAGGTGTAATTTTTAAAGTTCGTTTAGTGTTTTATATTTTACTTATTTAAAAAAGATGATATCTTATATCCTCCCTAAAACGCAATAAGTATCCATTAAAGTGTATATTTATTGTTTCTAAATTAATAAACGTAATAGAGATGGTATCCATCT contains the following coding sequences:
- a CDS encoding SH3 domain-containing protein yields the protein MNSKKNPDWYSKLKKGPMEHRKDEEEFIYKIKQSVYQNSEVDSVTNKRPFRKKVLPVVVVLVCTMLFFIVQQPWPDDNKSPVESSTQINPKTKDESAQDPSLKQFMNDLYQSTNSKNENDLYKALNDEVLFKGKSYKKDELKFDEDIFHELQVALAMGGEFVNDKKKVYKVPSGMTESNQSKQEHYIYATVTGNKTKILAEPKRESKVLYEVSNEMVKAWIPEKVQNDRYIKISTINGDTTGYVQKKYVLTDIKYSFMLEKNNEGIWKIINIDSIW
- a CDS encoding RNA polymerase sigma factor — translated: MEQTFIEKCNHDELDYVIKDYWQDVWNYSFIITKDPHLSDDITQDVFIKMFKNWNSFRKESSIKTWILKITRNTAINYLKSSYFKRISLIGFFSDDKQSLSAEQEFFNQEEMNEVWKVVLKLPKKHREIIILDAKYELSYEEMAETLGVSIGTVKSRLSRARSKVSKLIGEGSSDEQ
- a CDS encoding lipoprotein BA_5634 family protein, with the translated sequence MKKRLGLLIVSGISIAMLGACSLFGTKNSPANGLSIEVEQLNEQTRNSIIDLYKDITISQDEFKIKEGSIDNNKLNIKLPTQFGDAGADTPSNLLFISRTTAEKMVKKGLILERDNNQGDISSDPVDSLPKSKKGETILFANKEYKDLKEITYDAKKMSTQYAGDVWLAPYRGGSKVILLIVDDTLFKEINGKEKTRQILSFNKSFGNLNLVNQGKAPELKKEIDKVNKALGTEDKGAVHFVNITEN
- a CDS encoding FtsX-like permease family protein — translated: MTFRQFALNNIIRSKRTYMAHFFSSTFAIMIFFTYALLAFHPNLQGDLAASVTINTFAKSGLQISQGLIFFFSFFFILYSVSAFLKTRKKDFGILMLHGMSRSQLNTLVFIENIIIGIVSILTGITIGLAFSKFILIMSNNLLMIDKGLPFYVPFQAIGITFGAFLLLFLFISLFTSRLVNVEQLVELIKAEDKPKPEPRASLWLSLLALICIGLGYAAVFHSVKAIHYKDINYLLIMLAIGVSFVVLGTYLLFTQLSVYVLRTLKKRDNIFFKKTNILTISDLVYQLKDNAKMFFMVTIISAVAFTAVGTCMGLGNSSMAESDSPFAFTYQSNNKNSLEKEHLKKIKNELNNSGFNFKQVTYSIKQIPDTIYNSNILLSVIKLSDYNKLAEAFGFEKESLKEENDSFVIPSRKVTKTKSNQNNYRLSHRNIKIDMHVNKTLTPKELQDTSITTVIIPDAVYNKMIVDPEDHHSESTINGFIVKDWEKTQNVAEKIISAIQKDNEGIKEPIVYNEQYTFFSLISKWIVMKQGFGLASIMSVLIGIVFFTFAASFLYFRLYTDLERNQQQYKMIAKVGLSKPELKKIVSRQLALLFFLPIVIAITHSAVAFTALQELADFSVLGSSIMVLICFLVLQIIYFYVVRAQYLKKMYKTIF
- a CDS encoding ABC transporter ATP-binding protein; translated protein: MEILHVSDLGKVYPGKISYTALSHIDLKINKGEFVGIMGPSGSGKTTLLNMVSTIDAPTSGEVLIHGENPYLLSPDQLSLFRRRELGFVFQSFNLLNTLTVKENIVLPLTLDGVSPREMEGKVEAIAKKLGITEILDKRTYEISGGQAQRTAIARATIHNPKLLLADEPTGNLDSKSACDVMELLTKLNKENSTTMMLVTHDAMAASYCDRIVFIKDGQLYNEIYCGDNRKVFYQKILEVLALLGGNAHDFSAVRA
- a CDS encoding sensor histidine kinase, with translation MKLFLQEHIPLICYTFAQLLIILFIYWFDGYPHILTALYSVFLGIFLLMGYLIYRYYSHRSFYKRLSTPMEALNESIKDSDLTPLSMALETLLQTQYQYYQNKLKKWERKQQEQMTFMNQWVHQMKTPLSVIELITQDADDSRFDSINEETERIKKGLEMVLYVARLETFEQDFHVDRLQLLGMIDSAIHENKRLFIRSYVYPEVKVDPNLIVETDKKWFRFILNQVLSNAIKYSSSKKEKVIVSAYSKGRAIILDVTDNGVGIPTTDLPRVFNPFYTGENGRKFKESTGMGLYLVKEVCEKLNHKIEIESEVGKGTNVRIIFPFASR
- a CDS encoding response regulator transcription factor; its protein translation is MNTIMIVEDDMKIAELLGTHIKKYGYQSVIIEDFENILEIFQKIKPDLVLLDVNLPNFDGYYWCRQIRAISTCPIVFLSARSGEMDQVMALENGGDDYITKPFYYEVVMSKIRSQLRRAYGEYAPKVKERIVEQSGLHLFPERMELQLDNKTILLTRKETTLLEILITKSPLLVKREVILEQLWDSSYIDENTLSVNIGRIRRKLQDLGIENALETVRGAGYRLHATWEKEGKE